The sequence CGTCGATCTCCGCGCGCGCACGGTGGTGGTCGCGGGGGACCGGCTGCGCCCCGCCCTGGCGGCGCAGGCACGGGCCGCCGGCGCCCGGGTCGCCCACTACTACGGAGCCGCCGAACTGTCCTTCGTCGCCTGGGGCACCGACGAGGAGGACCTGCGACCGTTCCCGGACGTGGAGGTCGAGATCCGGGACGGGCGGGTGTGGGCGCGGTCGCCCTTCCTCTCGCGGGGCTATGCAGGAGACGAGAAGGGGCCGTTCACCCTGGCCGGGGACGGCTTCGCCACCGTCGGGGACCGTGGCCGGCTCGCCGACGGCGTGCTGACCGTGACGGGGCGCGGGAGCGAGGCCGTCGTCACCGGGGGGGTGACCGTCCACGTCGACGACGTGGAGGAGACCCTGCGCCGGGGAACCGGGACGGAGGTGGTCGTCGTCGGCGTTCCGCACCCTCGGTTCGGCGCGCTCGTGGCGGCGGTCCTCGCCGACCCGGCCGCCTTGGCCGCGGCCCGCCGGACGGCGCGGACCGGGCTTCCGTCGGGCCAGCGGCCGCGCCGGTGGTTCGTCCTGCCGCAACTGCCCGTGACCGACGCCGGCAAGGTCGACCGGGCCGCGGTCGCCGATCTGGTGGCCTCCGGCCGTCTCGCGCCGGTGGGAACCACGTCCGAGGACGGCTCCGCATGACGGCCGCGGTCGCCGACGCCCCGGTCATCGTGGCGGCGCGCCGGACCCCGATCGGGACGGCGGGACGGTCCCTAGCCGCGTGCACGGCGGCCGATCTCGCCGCCGCCGTGCTCACGGACCTCGCGGCCGACGCGCGGACCGGCACCGGCCCACGCGCGTCGCTGCGCGAGGTGGTGCTGGGCAACTGCATGGGTCCGGGCGGGGACGTCGCCCGCGTGGCCGCCCTCCAGGCCGGCCTGCCGATCGCCGTCCCCGGCCTCACCGTCGACCGGCAGTGCGCCAGCGGCCTCGCGGCCGTCGTCCTCGGCGCCACCATGCTGCGTGGCGAGGTGGGGACCGTCCTGGCCGGGGGCGTGGAGTCCGCGTCCACGGCGCCGTGGCGGTCCTGGCCGCCGCGGGGCGACGTGCCCGCGACCCGCTACGAGCGGGCGCCCTTCGCCCCCTCCGGCCTGGGCGATCCGGACATGGGGCCGGCCGCCGACCTGATCGCCCGGGAGCACGGGATCACGCGCGCCCAGCAGGACGAGTACGCCGCCCGCTCCCATGCCCGTGCGATGGCGACCCAGCGAGCCGAGGGCTTCGCGGCCGAGATCGTGCCCGTGGGCGGTGTCTCCTGCGACCAGCGTCCGCGCGACGGTCTCACCGTCGAGCGGCTCGGGCGGCTGCGGCCGGCCTTCGACCCGGCAGGCACGGTGACCGCCGGAAACTCCTGCGGCATCAACGACGGCGCGGCGGTGGTCACCCTGGTCGATGCCGCGACCCACCGTCGGCAGGGAGGGCGGGGGCTCCGGGTGATCGCGACGGCGACCGCGGGCGTCGACCCCCGCCGCCCGGGGCTCGGCATCGTCCCCGCGGCGGAGCAGGCCCTCGACCGGGCCGGCATCTCCCTCGGGGACGTCGACGTCGTCGAGCTCAACGAGGCGTTCGCCGGCCAGATCCTCGCCTGCTGCGCCGCGTTGGGGCTGGAGCCCGAGCGGGTGTGCCCCCAGGGGGGCGCGCTGGCCCTCGGCCATCCCTGGGGGGCCTCGGGTGCGGTCCTCGCCGTCCGGCTGTTCTCCCAGCTGGCCCGCGGCGACGCGGGGCGTTACGGCCTCGCCGCCATCGCCGCGGGCGGTGGCCAGGGAGTGGCGATGGTCGTGGAGGCGTGCGGCTGACCGCGGTCACGTCCGGCGCGGCACCGGCCGCCCGGCGCCGGTCGGCGCTCCCCGGCGAGCGGCCTCGGCCTCGTCGAGCAGCCGCACCTCGGTGCCCTCGGCGATCGCCGCGCCGGTGAACACCGCCGCGTTGACCCCGCCCCGGTAGGCCATCGCCTTGACCAGCCGCGTGCCGGTCAGCCGTTCCAGATGCGTGCACGGCGGGCAGCGCTTCATCCCGAACAGCAACGCGTCGCCCACGGCGAACCACCGGCCGACGAGCTCGGGCAGGCTGATCCCGCGGGTGAGCAGGTTGCGTCTCGTGTCGCCCGGCGTCAGGGGCGCGCCGGTCTCCGCGGCGAGCGCGGCGACGTCGTCCACGTCGATGAGCGTCAGTTGCTTCTCCAGGTCGGGGTACCGCGCCCACGTGCCGCCGCCCAGGGCGTAGCGGTCGCCCTCGAGCCCTGCGCCGGCGACCAGCCGGCCGGCCGGAACCCGTTCCATCGGCTCGGCTGCCGCCGGTGTCCGCCAGATCTCCAGCACGGTCCCGCTCACGGCGCCGATGCTCCCGCACGGCGGCGGCGCGGGGACACCGGGGCGTCGGCCCCGCGGGCGTCGAGCGCCTCACCGAGCGTGGCGGCCAGCCGGAGAACCTGCACCAGCAGCGGCACCAGCATGCCCACGCGCATCCCGGTCGCGCCGCGCGCCGCCTGCGCCTCCCGGATGCGTTGGGCGCGCTCGGCGATCAGGGGCACGAACCGCAGCGTCATCGCGATCACCAGGCCGACCCGCGCCGGACGCACGCCGACCACCGCCAACGGGCGGACCAGCCACTCCACAACGGCGACCAGCGCGGTGACCCGCGTCGTCGCGGTCACCACCGCGGCGGCCAGCACCAGTGTCAGCAACCGGCTGACCGCGACCGTCCCGGTGCGCCAGTCGGTGACCACGAGGTGGAACACGAGCAGCACCGCCAGCCACGGCCATACCGGACGGACCTGGGCGACCAGGGCGCGCAGCGGCAGCCGGGCCGCGGCCAGCCCGAGCACCGCCACGGCAGCCAGCGCGCCGAGGACCACGTCCAGCCGCTCCACGAGGAACAGGCCGGCGCCCAGTCCGGCCAGCAGGGCGAGCTTCAGCCCGGCGGGCGCCCGGTGCACGGGGCTGGCGACGGGCACGTACAGCGCCAGCGTCACGATGTCGGCCGCTCGGACGCGGTCGGGGTCACGACAACCGGTCCACGTACCAGCGCAGCGTCTCGGTGGGGACGCCGTCGGCGGCCACCCGACCGTCTTCGAACACGAGCACCCGGTCGAACCCGGCCAGCAGGTCCAGGTGGTGGGTGACGACCACGACGTCCTGCTCCAGCTCGGCGATGACGCGGGCGACGCGCCGGGTGTTGGCCAGGTCCAGCAACGTCGTGGGTTCGTCGAAAACTACCCGCTGCGGCTGCATCACCAGGACTCCGGCGATCGCGAGCAGCTGCTTCTGCCCGCCCGAGAGCAGGTGCGCCGGGTGGTCGTGGTGCCCGGCCAGTCCGTACCGCGTGAGCACGTCCTCGACCCGCCGCGCCCGCTCATCGGCGGGAACCCCCAGGTTGGTCAGGCCGAACTCGACATCCTCGGCAACGGTGGGGTGCACGATCTGTGCGTCGGGGTCCTGGAACACGAAGCCCACCCGCCGGCGGACCTCCCGCAGTTGTGTCCGGGTGTCCAGCCCGTCGACGAGGACGCTGCCCGCCGACGGGAGCACCAGGCCGTTGAGGAGTCGGGCGAAGGTGCTCTTGCCCGACCCGTTGGCGCCCACCACACCCACCCGGGACTCGCCCAGGGTGAGTGTGACGTCGTCCAGGACCGGCCGGTCACCGTAGGCGTGCGAGACGTTCCGCAGTTCGAGCGCCGTCCGCGGCAGGGCGCCGGCCGCGGCGACCTCGGCCGCGCGCCGTCTCCACCGCACGGTCAGCCGGCCGCCGGCCGTCGGGCGGGCAGCTCGATGACCGGGTACGCCCGGCGCACCGCCACCGCCACTACGGAGGCGGCGCCCGCCTTCACCAGGTCTCCGGGGATGAAGGCGAGCGAGCCCGTCGCCGCGGCCGTCAGCGAGACGTCGCCGAACAGGGCGGTGAACGGGATGCCGATCGCGTAGATGACCACGATGCCGCCGACCAGGTTGGCCACCATCGCCCACGCCAAGTTGAACCTGCGCCACGTCAGCTGGGTCAGGAGGCCGATGACGAATGCGGCGATCGGCCAGCTGTAGAGGTATCCGGCGGACGGGCCGACGAAGACGGCCAGCCCACCGCGGCCGCCCGACAGCAGTGGCGCCCCGACCGCGACGACGGCCAGGAAGGTCAGCAGCGCCAGCCCGCCTCGGCGCGCACCGAGCACCGAGCCGGCCAGCATGACGCCGAGGGTCTGCGCGGTGATCGGCACCGGGATGCCCGGCACGGGCACCGGCGGCAGCAGGCCCAGCACCGCGACGATGGCCGCGAACAGGGCGACGTAGGCGAGATCCCTGGACTTCACGCGGCGCAAGATACCGGAGCCTTTGCGCCCGTCCGGGCGGCGGTCACGCCTGGAGCCACACCGCTGTGTCGTCGGGCACGGTCCCGCCGTCCACCGGCCCGCTGGCGAGCAGCACCTGCCCCTCCGGCAGCGGCACGTCCGCGCCGGACAGGTTCACCAGGCAGACCAGCCCACCGGGACGGCGGAACGCAACACAACGGTCGGGTGCCTGTACCCACTGCACGTCTTCCCCGGTGAACGCAGAGGAGGACGCGCGCAGCTCCAGCGCCTTCCGGTACAGCGACAGCATCGAACCGTCGTCGTCACGCTGCGCCGCAGCGGTCAGCCGGCCCCAGCCTCCCGGCATGGGCAGCCAGGTGTCGGGACGCGTGGAGAACCCGTAGGAGGGCCCGGTGCCCGACCAGGGCACCGGGATCCGGCAGGCGTCGCGGCCTCGCTCGGCGCCGCCGGAGCGGAACCACATCGGGTCCTGCAGCACCGCGTCGGGCAGGTCGACGTCGGGCATGCCGAGCTCGTCGCCGTTGTAGAGGTACGCCGCACCCGGCAGCGCCAGCTGCAGCAGCGCCGCCGCCCGGGCCCGCCGGGTGCCGAGGTCGCCACCGCCGTAGCGGGTCACGTGCCGGGGGCGGTCGTGGTTGGACAGCACCCAGCAGGCCGGCGCGGGCGTGCCGTCGACCGCGGCGAGCGAGTGGGTGATCGCGTCCCGCAGCCCGTCGGGGGTCCACTCGGCGGTGAGCAGCTTGAAGTTGAACGCCAGCTGCAGCTCGTCCTCGCGCAGGTACTGGGCCAGCCGCTCGTCGTCGGACACCCAGACCTCGCCGACCGCCATCGTGCCGGGGTACTCGTCGAGCACCGCCCGGATGCGGCGGTGCACCACGTGCACGCCGTCCTGGTCGAACCGGTGGTCGCCGGGGCCGTGGTCGTCGAGCAGCCCCGTGTCGTCCATCGGCACCATGTCGGGCAGGCCGTCGGGCTTGGCCATGCCGTGGGCGACGTCGATGCGAAAGCCGTCCACCCCGCGGTCGAGCCAGAACCGCATCGTCTCCTCGAGGTCGGCCACGACCTCCGGGTTGGCGAAGTTCAGGTCCGGCTGCTCCGGGGCGAAGATGTGCAGATACCACTGCCCGTCGGGCACGCGGGTCCACGCCGGCCCGCCGAACACCGAGGGCCAGTTGTTCGGCGGCTCCCTGCCGTCCACCCCGCGGCCGTCGCGGAACAGGTAGCGGGCCCGTTCCGGCGAGCCCGGACCGGCCGCCATGGCCGCCTGGAACCACTCGTGGTCGTGGGAGCTGTGGTTGGGCACCAGGTCGACGGTCACCCGGATGCCCAGCGCGTGCGCCTCGGCGAGCAGCGCGTCGAACTCGGCCAGGTCGCCGAACACCGGCTCGACGTCGCGGGGGTCGGCGACGTCGTAGCCGTGGTCGGCCATCGGTGAGGGGTAGAACGGCGTGATCCACAGCGCGTCGACACCGAGGTCGGCGAGGTAGGGCAGCCGCGACCGGATGCCGGCCAGGTCGCCCACACCGTCACCGTTCCCGTCGGCGAAGCTGCGGATGTAGATCTGGTAGAAGACCGCGTCCCGCCACCAGTCGGTGTCGGTCGTGGACAGGGTGCGGTTCGGCTCCGGGCTCACCGGGCTCCTCAGGGGTGTTCGTGGACGTTCGGGTGCAGCGGCTGTGGGGGTGTTGCTCGCGCACGGGGAGTCCGGCAGGACCTCCTGAGCCCGAGCAGGACTCCCGGAGCGGGCCACGGGGATCGTGCGAGGTGGGGAGTGCCCGGCGGGTCAGCGGTTCTGCATGCTGCGCGCGGCCATCTCCAGGTATGCCCAGAGCGTCGCGTCCTGGTCGGGGGGCAGTTCCAGCGAGTCGACGGCGTCGCGCATGTGGGTCAGCCAGGCGTCGCGCTCGGCGGGGCCGATGGCGAAGGGCGCGTGCCGCATGCGCAGCCGCGGGTGCCCGCGCTGCTCGGAGTAGGTCGTCGGCCCACCCCAGTACTGCTCCAGGAAACCGCGCAGGCGGGTCTCCGCACCCTCCCAGTCGTCCTGGGGGTACATCGGCACGAGCACCGGGTCGGTGCGGACACCGGCGTAGAAGCGGCTGACCAGTCGCCGGAAGGTCTCCGCGCCGCCGATCTCGTCGTAGAAGGTCCGTGCCGACGGCAGGGACCGCCTCGACTCGCTCATGCCCCTGATGCTCCCTCAGCCTTGGTCCGGACGTCCGCCGGGTCGCGGGTCCGCCGATAGGCCATCAGCGCCGGGGCGACCGCGATCATTCCGATCACGCCGGAGAGCGCCACCACGACGCTCGGGCTGAACGCCTCCGCGGCGAGGCCCGCGCCGAGCGCGCCGAGCCCCTGCACGCCGGCCAGCCCGCTGGCCGCCACGCCGAACGCGCGCCCGCGGTAGGCGCTGGGTACCGCCTGGACGAAGGCGACGTTGAGCGGGATCGACCACGCCGCGCCGAGCCCGGAGACGAACAGCATCCCGACCAGCACCCAGAACGGCACCGCGCCGGGCCCGGCCGCCGCCGCGACCAGGCCACCGACCAGCACGGGTGCGAGGGAGACCACGACGAGCGGGGCGACGAGTCGCTCACGCCGCGCCGGCGGGACCAGGCGCGCGATGACCAGCCCGCCGATGGTGACCCCGAGCGGGTTGGCCGCGAGAAGGATGCCGACCGCCGTCGTTCCCTGACCGAGGGAGTCCACCAGCGGGGCGGCGATCCCTTCGGAGGCGTACACGAAGCCCGTCGTCACCCACAGGACGCCGACGATGGCCAGCAGCCGGGGGCTGCGGCGGATGAGGCGCAGGCCCGCCGCGGTGTCCCGCCACAGCGATCCGGGCGCACCGCCGCCCTCGGCGACGGGGGCCGGGCGCGGCTCGAGCCGCGCCCAGAGCCAGACGGCGGAGACGAGGAAGGTCGCGGCGTCCACCAGCAGCGCGGCCGAGGGGCTGAGCGCGGCGGCCAGCGCGCCGCCGGCGAGGAACCCGGCGACCTGGGCGAGCTGCAGGGTGATGCCGGTGAGGGACGTGGCGACGGCGTACCTGTCCCCGTCGAGCACGTCAGCCATCAGGGCCGACCGGGCCGACTCGAACGGGGGGGCGCACAGGCCGACGACGAAGAGGAGGCCCAGCAGCACGGGGAGCGGCGTCCCGGGGATCGCCATGAGCGCGACGAGGACCGCGCGGGCGGCGTCGGTGGCGATCAGCACCCGATGGCGGGGGAGCCGGTCGGCCAGCGTGGACAGCAGCGGCCCGCCGAGCAGCCAGGGCAGGTGGCTGATGGCGAAGGTCAGCGCGGCGAGCAGCGGCGACGACGTCCGGGCGTACACCAGCACGGTCAGGGCGACGCGCGCCAGCTCGTCCCCGGCTGCGGAGAGCACGAAGGTGCCGAACAGCGGCCGGAACTCACCGACGGCGAAGACCTCGCGGAAGGTCGCCTGGCGCACCGCGGCCCCAGGGGCGGGGTCCTGTGGCGCGGGGGCGCTCAGCGGGACCCCGCCCCGGCGGCGGAGACGCTGCCCAGGAGGGGGACGGGCGTGCGGATGCCCTCGGCGACGAAGCGCTCCTTGAGCCGCATCCGCAGTTCCCGGCCGACCCGCCACTGGTCGGCGTTCGTGGTGCGCACGGTGAGCCGGAGGAAGACCCCCTCCGCGGTGATCTGCTCGACGCCGAGGGACTCCGGCTCGGCCAGGAGGATGCCGGCCCACTCGGCTTGCGCGTACATCGCGTCGGCCACCTCCTGCATGACCGCGCGGCAGCGCTCCAGGTCGGTGTCGTGCGCGACGGGCATGTCGATCACCACCTGGGCGAAACCTTGGCTCTTGTTGCCGA is a genomic window of Blastococcus sp. HT6-30 containing:
- a CDS encoding alpha-amylase family glycosyl hydrolase → MSPEPNRTLSTTDTDWWRDAVFYQIYIRSFADGNGDGVGDLAGIRSRLPYLADLGVDALWITPFYPSPMADHGYDVADPRDVEPVFGDLAEFDALLAEAHALGIRVTVDLVPNHSSHDHEWFQAAMAAGPGSPERARYLFRDGRGVDGREPPNNWPSVFGGPAWTRVPDGQWYLHIFAPEQPDLNFANPEVVADLEETMRFWLDRGVDGFRIDVAHGMAKPDGLPDMVPMDDTGLLDDHGPGDHRFDQDGVHVVHRRIRAVLDEYPGTMAVGEVWVSDDERLAQYLREDELQLAFNFKLLTAEWTPDGLRDAITHSLAAVDGTPAPACWVLSNHDRPRHVTRYGGGDLGTRRARAAALLQLALPGAAYLYNGDELGMPDVDLPDAVLQDPMWFRSGGAERGRDACRIPVPWSGTGPSYGFSTRPDTWLPMPGGWGRLTAAAQRDDDGSMLSLYRKALELRASSSAFTGEDVQWVQAPDRCVAFRRPGGLVCLVNLSGADVPLPEGQVLLASGPVDGGTVPDDTAVWLQA
- a CDS encoding MFS transporter — encoded protein: MRQATFREVFAVGEFRPLFGTFVLSAAGDELARVALTVLVYARTSSPLLAALTFAISHLPWLLGGPLLSTLADRLPRHRVLIATDAARAVLVALMAIPGTPLPVLLGLLFVVGLCAPPFESARSALMADVLDGDRYAVATSLTGITLQLAQVAGFLAGGALAAALSPSAALLVDAATFLVSAVWLWARLEPRPAPVAEGGGAPGSLWRDTAAGLRLIRRSPRLLAIVGVLWVTTGFVYASEGIAAPLVDSLGQGTTAVGILLAANPLGVTIGGLVIARLVPPARRERLVAPLVVVSLAPVLVGGLVAAAAGPGAVPFWVLVGMLFVSGLGAAWSIPLNVAFVQAVPSAYRGRAFGVAASGLAGVQGLGALGAGLAAEAFSPSVVVALSGVIGMIAVAPALMAYRRTRDPADVRTKAEGASGA
- a CDS encoding AMP-binding protein yields the protein MPDLLLDVAATSDPVAAVLAASDRGGLIGLRTSGTTSRPRVVVRTAASWVDSFLRVSELAGIDASARVCVPGPLSATMNLFAAVHARYAGLPLVSSPADATHIHLTPATLLGLLREGVDLRARTVVVAGDRLRPALAAQARAAGARVAHYYGAAELSFVAWGTDEEDLRPFPDVEVEIRDGRVWARSPFLSRGYAGDEKGPFTLAGDGFATVGDRGRLADGVLTVTGRGSEAVVTGGVTVHVDDVEETLRRGTGTEVVVVGVPHPRFGALVAAVLADPAALAAARRTARTGLPSGQRPRRWFVLPQLPVTDAGKVDRAAVADLVASGRLAPVGTTSEDGSA
- a CDS encoding MOSC domain-containing protein — its product is MSGTVLEIWRTPAAAEPMERVPAGRLVAGAGLEGDRYALGGGTWARYPDLEKQLTLIDVDDVAALAAETGAPLTPGDTRRNLLTRGISLPELVGRWFAVGDALLFGMKRCPPCTHLERLTGTRLVKAMAYRGGVNAAVFTGAAIAEGTEVRLLDEAEAARRGAPTGAGRPVPRRT
- a CDS encoding biotin transporter BioY, which produces MKSRDLAYVALFAAIVAVLGLLPPVPVPGIPVPITAQTLGVMLAGSVLGARRGGLALLTFLAVVAVGAPLLSGGRGGLAVFVGPSAGYLYSWPIAAFVIGLLTQLTWRRFNLAWAMVANLVGGIVVIYAIGIPFTALFGDVSLTAAATGSLAFIPGDLVKAGAASVVAVAVRRAYPVIELPARRPAAG
- a CDS encoding energy-coupling factor transporter transmembrane component T, encoding MTLALYVPVASPVHRAPAGLKLALLAGLGAGLFLVERLDVVLGALAAVAVLGLAAARLPLRALVAQVRPVWPWLAVLLVFHLVVTDWRTGTVAVSRLLTLVLAAAVVTATTRVTALVAVVEWLVRPLAVVGVRPARVGLVIAMTLRFVPLIAERAQRIREAQAARGATGMRVGMLVPLLVQVLRLAATLGEALDARGADAPVSPRRRRAGASAP
- a CDS encoding globin, yielding MSESRRSLPSARTFYDEIGGAETFRRLVSRFYAGVRTDPVLVPMYPQDDWEGAETRLRGFLEQYWGGPTTYSEQRGHPRLRMRHAPFAIGPAERDAWLTHMRDAVDSLELPPDQDATLWAYLEMAARSMQNR
- a CDS encoding thiolase family protein; protein product: MTAAVADAPVIVAARRTPIGTAGRSLAACTAADLAAAVLTDLAADARTGTGPRASLREVVLGNCMGPGGDVARVAALQAGLPIAVPGLTVDRQCASGLAAVVLGATMLRGEVGTVLAGGVESASTAPWRSWPPRGDVPATRYERAPFAPSGLGDPDMGPAADLIAREHGITRAQQDEYAARSHARAMATQRAEGFAAEIVPVGGVSCDQRPRDGLTVERLGRLRPAFDPAGTVTAGNSCGINDGAAVVTLVDAATHRRQGGRGLRVIATATAGVDPRRPGLGIVPAAEQALDRAGISLGDVDVVELNEAFAGQILACCAALGLEPERVCPQGGALALGHPWGASGAVLAVRLFSQLARGDAGRYGLAAIAAGGGQGVAMVVEACG
- a CDS encoding ABC transporter ATP-binding protein, with protein sequence MRWRRRAAEVAAAGALPRTALELRNVSHAYGDRPVLDDVTLTLGESRVGVVGANGSGKSTFARLLNGLVLPSAGSVLVDGLDTRTQLREVRRRVGFVFQDPDAQIVHPTVAEDVEFGLTNLGVPADERARRVEDVLTRYGLAGHHDHPAHLLSGGQKQLLAIAGVLVMQPQRVVFDEPTTLLDLANTRRVARVIAELEQDVVVVTHHLDLLAGFDRVLVFEDGRVAADGVPTETLRWYVDRLS